In the genome of Gallus gallus isolate bGalGal1 chromosome 21, bGalGal1.mat.broiler.GRCg7b, whole genome shotgun sequence, one region contains:
- the RSG1 gene encoding ciliogenesis and planar polarity effector 2 has product MVEPGWLLSPPGRPFLASILHKNQRRVFGLLERPALPPALSVPTATYKLFVSGRSGVGKTALVAALLGSPAPTSHRETLGIEVSTLFWPAVPLGSERPVLFQLRFWDCGESALRKFEHLLPACREEADAVLLLFSFTDRASFEELPARLARVLQPSEDTLRVVVGTRFDLCPHTAVTEADVAAFEDNWGLRVLRAGGSGVGRGGLARVAPLLDALVGQLWQRDQMAAGVIPEGQGAPEG; this is encoded by the exons ATGGTGGAGCCGGGCTGGCTGCTGTccccccccggccgcccctTCCTGGCCTCCATCCTCCACAAGAACCAGCGCAGAGTTTTTG ggctgctggagcgccccgcgctgccccccgcCCTCAGTGTCCCCACGGCCACCTACAAACTCTTCGTGTCGGGACGCAGCGGTGTGGGCAAAACGGCGTTGGTGGCAGCGCTGCTTGGGAGCCCCGCGCCCACTTCGCACCGCGAGACGTTGG GCATCGAGGTGAGCACGCTGTTCTGGCCCGCCGTGCCGCTGGGCTCCGAGCGCCCCGTGCTCTTCCAACTGCGTTTCTGGGACTGCGGGGAGAGTGCCCTGCGGAAATTCGAGCACCTCCTGCCC gcATGCAGGGAGGAGGCGGACGCCGTCCTTTTGCTCTTCTCCTTCACCGACCGCGCGTCCTTCGAGGAGCTGCCGGCGCGGCTGGCGcgtgtgctgcagcccagcgAGGATACGCTGCGTGTGGTGGTGGGCACCAG ATTCGACCTGTGTCCCCACACTGCTGTGACGGAGGCGGACGTGGCTGCCTTCGAGGACAACTGGGGGCTGCGGGTGCTGCGGGCAGGGGGTTCTGGGGTGGGCCGGGGGGGTCTGGCACGGGTGGCCCCACTGCTGGATGCCCTGgtggggcagctgtggcagcGCGACCAGATGGCAGCTGGTGTCATCCCAGAGGGTCAGGGGGCCCCCGAGGGCTGA